The following coding sequences are from one Leptospira mayottensis 200901116 window:
- a CDS encoding MepB family protein, whose product MKKEVQNIAVVPAILQDIKDYVFDLCNVRILNFQMENESLEYGASTFNIGNLKITFRLAKITPTKIGQFVTLWKRNSEGHIRPFDIHDLTDYVIIGIKDKNLSGQFIFPKRILCDRGIISDKKEGKRGFRIYPPWDFPDNKQAQRTQKWQLSYFFENSKTKSVDIVRVRNLLNIGN is encoded by the coding sequence ATGAAAAAGGAGGTTCAAAATATTGCTGTCGTACCTGCGATTTTGCAGGATATTAAAGATTATGTTTTCGATTTATGTAATGTACGAATTTTGAATTTTCAAATGGAAAATGAGAGTTTGGAATATGGGGCTTCCACTTTTAATATTGGAAATTTAAAGATTACTTTTCGATTGGCGAAAATAACTCCTACTAAAATTGGTCAGTTTGTCACATTATGGAAGCGAAATAGTGAAGGACATATTCGACCTTTTGATATTCATGATTTAACGGATTATGTTATTATCGGGATAAAAGATAAAAATCTTTCCGGGCAGTTTATCTTTCCGAAACGAATCTTATGCGATAGAGGTATAATCTCCGATAAAAAAGAAGGTAAGAGAGGTTTTAGAATTTATCCTCCATGGGATTTTCCGGATAATAAACAGGCTCAACGGACGCAGAAGTGGCAATTAAGTTATTTCTTTGAAAACTCTAAAACGAAATCAGTAGATATTGTTCGTGTGAGAAATCTGCTAAATATCGGAAATTAG